The genomic DNA CGTCCTCCGAAAGGAAGCGACGAACCGTCGCGAGAGGTATCCCGGCATGCCTGGCAATGTTCTTTATAGTAAAGTCGTCCTGGGTGGTGGCTTCTGCGTAAGCGGCCTCCATAGCCTGTCTTAAGCGGTTCTCGATCCATTTACCTCGTAGTTCCTCCCATTGATATTTGGGAAGTCGCCTAGTTACTATACGTTCTGGCTCTCCCAGAAATTCTGCAAATTGCTTGAGCGACAGCGACTCGTACTGCTCTGTCGACGCACAATACCTCTCTGCGTGAAGATAGTATTGTGCAGTTATGTTAGACAGCTTTTGAAGTACTGTCCTGCCTCTAGATGGGGGAAGCATGGTTCGACTGGCTTGCCATTCGTCACTGGAGAGAAAGCTTTTCACGATGACGAAGGGCATCCTGGCATGTCTGGCGATGTTCTCTACAGTCAACTCTGCCAGGGTTTTACCTTCTGTGCGGAGGTCTTCTATAATCTTTCTTAGTCGGCTTTGAATGCATGTACGCCGTAATTGCTCCCATTGGGGTATTGGAAGCCGTCGGTATATTATGTCGACTCTAATGCCTAAGAAATCGGCAAGTCCCTGCTGCGTCATCGCTTCGTACGTTTCAGCTTGTGCGAGGTACTGCTCTGCTGCCTGGAGTAGGTACTGCCTGGTCATTCTGGAATCTTTAGTCATGGAATCTCTCCAAAAGACCTGCTCGTTTGAGTAGATGTGCGAACTTCTCATTTTCTGGCGCTACAATCTGGTCGGCGAATGCCTCACTGCTTGCTATATAAGGGTCAATGGAGCGAATCGAAGCGTGTCTCATATTCGAGACGATACCGCCGGGGCCTACCAGCTTTTGAAGGTCGTACCCGAATGAGTGCCGAAGTTTGTGAGGGGTAAGGAGCTTATTCCAGGGAGAGGTAAGAGCGGGGCGAAGTGTATTGAGCATGGCACGTACGCTCTCGCCACCGAGTTTCTCTCCATAGTTTCGCACACTGTGGCTGAGAAAAACATATTGTTGGTGTTCTGGAGCAGTATCTGACGGGATGGGTCGGTAATGGGTAGCATAGTGCCAAATTATTTTTTCTACCCAGGGAACCATAAGAACAGGTAAGCGCCCTCCTCCTTCCGCTCTGTGTCCCTTTGTGGTCAGATAGATGAGAGAGTTCTTGCGGTCAATATCTTCGAATCGAAGTTCCACAACTTCGGAGCGACGACTGCCAGCGCAGCGAAGCACCATGAGGATGGCGAGATTACGGTAAAAGAGCGCCCCTCGCTGCATTTCAGGCTCTTCTGCACAGGCAATATCACCATCGGCAATTTCTTGCCCCCATCGGTCATTGGCTGCACGAAGCAAATGAACAAACTG from Ktedonobacteraceae bacterium includes the following:
- a CDS encoding site-specific integrase, which encodes MALTPGITLTLPLTLPVRVRFVDGEPKLMAGGVPLTPINLALQDRQLHEGATRVSIDTYLRAARLYAEFCAHRHQSLIGITNEEFKWFVDALIGQPFPNAQGTQVQLPGKRGKRTADLMITLLYSLTADITDRYGVSFDWRRYKGIPNHLVSTVRNFANPSRSRSWHFPRSHRFKWATRRAVGIPDDQFVHLLRAANDRWGQEIADGDIACAEEPEMQRGALFYRNLAILMVLRCAGSRRSEVVELRFEDIDRKNSLIYLTTKGHRAEGGGRLPVLMVPWVEKIIWHYATHYRPIPSDTAPEHQQYVFLSHSVRNYGEKLGGESVRAMLNTLRPALTSPWNKLLTPHKLRHSFGYDLQKLVGPGGIVSNMRHASIRSIDPYIASSEAFADQIVAPENEKFAHLLKRAGLLERFHD